Proteins found in one Fulvitalea axinellae genomic segment:
- a CDS encoding dihydrofolate reductase family protein: MAYNNKVFIATSLDGYIADKNGNIDWLNDIPNPDNEDMGYNAFIENIDALVMGRATFEKVLSFGIEWPYGVPVFVASHTMTEVPEGYESKVELVAGSPSSILETIREKGHKNLYIDGGKLIQAFLNEDLIDEICISTIPILLGGGFPLFGQLKEPLKFELIKTDTYLSQLTQSKYRRKR; encoded by the coding sequence ATGGCATATAACAACAAGGTCTTCATCGCAACCAGCCTCGACGGCTATATCGCCGACAAAAACGGCAACATCGACTGGCTAAACGACATCCCCAATCCCGACAACGAGGACATGGGCTACAATGCCTTTATCGAAAACATCGACGCACTGGTAATGGGCAGGGCCACATTCGAAAAAGTCCTTAGCTTCGGCATTGAATGGCCGTACGGCGTCCCCGTATTCGTAGCCAGCCACACCATGACGGAGGTCCCCGAAGGATACGAAAGCAAAGTGGAGTTAGTAGCCGGTTCCCCTTCCTCAATCTTGGAAACGATAAGGGAAAAAGGCCACAAGAACTTGTACATAGACGGAGGCAAACTGATACAAGCTTTCCTAAACGAAGACCTAATCGACGAAATCTGTATAAGCACAATTCCCATTCTATTGGGCGGAGGCTTTCCGTTATTTGGCCAACTTAAAGAGCCTCTTAAATTCGAGCTTATAAAAACAGACACCTACCTCAGCCAACTAACACAGAGTAAATATAGACGTAAAAGATAA
- a CDS encoding FecR family protein, giving the protein MRDKDKFSDLITKHLTGNLDRDGYERLSKYLEGAGEYGEMMSDAVFDFLEKDNSPLGSYSERKVLSNIRKKISKRSAKRRYLQWGIGVAASVSLLFVFMFGSFQESQDGELIGGIQGNTGEVTLTLADGTVVSLEAGPDSLLERGSGFIRVIDQKSLAYKKKGFQSLAEEFNTISVPYGKRYSLVLSDGSRVSLNSGTVLKYPVIFKGTERRVELVSGELYCEIKKNKSKPFYVDAARVSVRVLGTSFNFSAYSNERLTRTVLVEGKVGVIPRGQIYDTKKAVLLDPGQSFAFDKLTKKGKKETVDVEKYTSWKDGRLTISRMTLDEILQRIERWHGVRIENRAKRIGTQEYSGAFKGQTLEQTMSLLSRLCDFRYRRSGDIIIVEEQNKKGGI; this is encoded by the coding sequence ATGAGAGACAAGGATAAGTTCAGCGATTTGATAACGAAGCACCTGACCGGAAATCTGGATAGGGACGGTTATGAACGTTTGTCCAAATACTTGGAGGGGGCTGGCGAATATGGGGAAATGATGTCCGATGCCGTTTTTGATTTTCTGGAAAAAGATAATTCGCCTTTGGGGTCATACTCAGAACGAAAAGTGCTTTCGAATATAAGAAAGAAGATTTCAAAAAGAAGTGCCAAACGTCGGTATTTGCAATGGGGCATTGGGGTTGCGGCGTCTGTTTCCCTACTTTTCGTCTTTATGTTCGGGAGCTTCCAAGAGAGTCAGGATGGAGAACTTATCGGGGGGATCCAAGGTAATACTGGTGAAGTGACCCTGACTTTGGCCGATGGGACTGTAGTGTCATTGGAAGCTGGTCCTGACAGTCTATTGGAGAGGGGATCTGGCTTTATAAGGGTTATAGACCAAAAAAGTTTAGCTTATAAAAAGAAAGGCTTCCAGAGTTTGGCAGAGGAGTTTAATACGATTTCGGTTCCTTACGGTAAACGTTACAGTCTGGTTTTGTCGGACGGAAGCCGGGTTAGCCTGAACTCCGGGACCGTTTTGAAATACCCCGTCATTTTTAAGGGGACAGAGCGGAGAGTTGAGTTGGTGAGCGGGGAACTGTACTGCGAGATTAAAAAGAATAAAAGTAAACCGTTTTACGTGGATGCTGCCCGGGTGTCGGTTAGGGTATTGGGGACAAGTTTTAATTTTAGCGCCTATTCTAATGAACGTTTAACCAGAACGGTTTTGGTTGAGGGCAAGGTTGGAGTGATTCCGAGAGGACAAATTTATGACACAAAGAAGGCCGTGCTTTTGGACCCTGGCCAGTCTTTCGCTTTTGACAAACTGACGAAAAAAGGAAAAAAGGAAACGGTGGATGTCGAGAAATATACGTCATGGAAGGACGGAAGATTGACCATATCCCGGATGACGCTTGACGAGATACTACAGCGAATAGAACGCTGGCACGGTGTCAGGATTGAGAATAGGGCGAAGAGAATAGGAACTCAGGAATACAGCGGAGCGTTTAAGGGACAAACCTTGGAGCAGACAATGAGCCTTTTGTCAAGGCTTTGTGACTTCCGCTACCGGAGGTCTGGCGATATAATTATTGTGGAAGAACAAAACAAGAAAGGAGGTATATAG
- a CDS encoding helix-turn-helix domain-containing protein — protein MRTYNQLSQAERIFIARYTGYDMSVRWIAKAIRRAPSTISRELVRNGMGPHYCAETAHKLFKARKRMAVCGAIYGKPRHLRLRYYLHNGDRNLTRWLSDLNDYYRTRESFPAFQLIKRMRRPSLFAPQEKPNNIFSIREDLALLALQMEINARHAKAKPISNGRHVSPPQFTATHPSPDSLRIGRYDRSAA, from the coding sequence ATGCGCACGTACAACCAACTATCACAAGCCGAACGAATCTTTATAGCGCGCTATACAGGCTATGACATGTCCGTGCGCTGGATCGCCAAGGCCATACGTAGGGCTCCTTCCACCATTAGCCGGGAACTGGTACGCAACGGCATGGGTCCGCATTACTGCGCGGAAACCGCCCACAAACTTTTCAAGGCACGCAAACGCATGGCCGTCTGTGGCGCCATATACGGCAAACCACGGCATCTCCGGCTACGGTACTACCTTCATAACGGCGACCGAAACCTGACCCGCTGGCTTTCCGACCTTAACGATTACTATCGCACAAGGGAATCCTTTCCGGCTTTTCAGTTGATAAAACGCATGCGAAGGCCCTCACTGTTCGCTCCCCAAGAAAAGCCGAACAATATATTCAGCATCCGTGAAGACTTGGCCCTACTGGCTCTCCAAATGGAAATCAACGCCCGGCACGCCAAAGCCAAGCCAATAAGTAACGGACGACACGTCTCCCCTCCACAATTCACGGCTACACACCCCTCCCCCGACAGCCTCCGCATCGGCAGATATGACCGAAGCGCGGCATAA
- a CDS encoding RagB/SusD family nutrient uptake outer membrane protein, whose protein sequence is MKRIYLLLAGLVLFASCDNGFLDRPSLDEVTDDNYWTSVNDLISYNDKYFEAFPKHSGWSSFTFYSDRNSDNFIHTSYDSHLAGITEVPVTSNSYGTPWEWIRETNIFFENVGRVNPSEGQKEIDHYTGENHFFRAWFYFGLLKRYGSVAIVTKPLNVNSEELTAPRDSRTAVADFIISDLDKAIELLKPSSEANAFRITKEIALLFKSRVCLYEGTWEKYHTGTVFGVDGSDGKKYLTIAAEVAGELIDGKAHSVYMGSAPETAYHNLFNKTNYGSVSEVMLWKQYSVDEGVTHNLNNRIPQQGMSFGLTKSLVESYLDTEGNPVASSNLFDWTTAEKSLSTVVKDRDPRLAQSVLSPGTVMQVRENGEEVIFDVPVLFGDGENQTSTGYQLYKGGSTDPAQYSGKNVGTVGSIIFRYAEALLNYAEAKAELGTLAQADLDKSINKLRERVGMPHMTLGNLPSDPNKNFPELSDLINEVRRERRVELAMEGFRFDDLMRWRAHKLLVGKRPKGFKFVGSDLENAYEGVKLGENLFVDTEGYIDPYQKSLPAGYAFNPDRDYLFPIPSEEFSLNPNMEQNPGW, encoded by the coding sequence ATGAAAAGGATATATTTATTGCTGGCAGGGCTCGTATTATTCGCCTCTTGCGATAACGGATTTTTGGATAGGCCTTCACTGGACGAGGTGACCGACGACAACTACTGGACCAGTGTCAATGACCTTATTTCCTATAATGACAAGTACTTTGAGGCTTTTCCAAAGCACAGTGGTTGGAGTAGCTTTACATTTTACAGTGACAGAAACAGTGACAATTTCATTCACACTTCCTATGACTCGCACTTGGCGGGTATTACCGAAGTGCCGGTGACGAGTAACAGTTATGGAACTCCGTGGGAATGGATTCGCGAGACAAATATCTTTTTTGAAAACGTGGGCAGGGTTAACCCGAGCGAAGGACAGAAAGAGATAGACCATTATACGGGTGAGAATCATTTCTTTCGGGCGTGGTTCTACTTTGGCTTGTTAAAGCGTTACGGTAGCGTGGCTATTGTCACAAAACCCCTGAACGTAAATTCGGAAGAGCTTACGGCTCCAAGGGACAGTAGAACTGCTGTGGCCGACTTTATCATCTCTGACCTTGACAAAGCGATAGAGCTATTAAAGCCTAGTAGTGAGGCGAACGCTTTTCGGATTACCAAGGAAATAGCTTTGCTTTTCAAATCTAGGGTTTGCTTGTATGAAGGAACTTGGGAGAAATACCATACGGGGACAGTGTTCGGTGTTGATGGTTCTGATGGGAAAAAGTACCTGACAATTGCGGCCGAAGTGGCGGGAGAGCTTATTGATGGAAAGGCTCATTCGGTATATATGGGCAGCGCTCCGGAAACGGCTTACCATAATCTGTTCAACAAGACCAACTATGGCAGTGTCTCGGAAGTCATGCTTTGGAAACAATACAGTGTGGACGAAGGTGTAACCCACAACCTAAACAACCGGATTCCGCAACAGGGCATGAGCTTCGGGCTTACGAAGTCATTGGTAGAGTCGTATTTGGATACTGAAGGCAATCCTGTAGCTTCATCAAATCTCTTTGACTGGACCACAGCTGAAAAAAGCTTGTCAACTGTGGTCAAGGATCGTGATCCGCGTTTGGCACAGTCGGTATTGTCTCCGGGAACGGTAATGCAAGTTCGTGAAAATGGAGAGGAAGTAATTTTTGATGTTCCTGTTCTGTTTGGTGACGGAGAGAACCAAACCTCTACAGGATATCAGTTATATAAAGGAGGGTCTACGGACCCTGCTCAATACAGCGGGAAGAATGTGGGTACGGTAGGATCGATAATCTTCCGTTACGCCGAGGCTTTGCTTAATTATGCCGAAGCCAAGGCGGAATTGGGAACCCTCGCTCAAGCGGATTTGGACAAGTCAATCAACAAATTGCGTGAACGTGTTGGGATGCCCCATATGACTTTGGGCAATCTTCCGTCCGACCCTAACAAGAATTTCCCCGAGCTTAGCGACTTGATAAACGAAGTGCGTCGCGAACGCCGGGTAGAGCTGGCTATGGAAGGATTCCGTTTCGACGATTTGATGCGTTGGAGAGCGCATAAGCTACTTGTCGGGAAGCGCCCTAAAGGCTTCAAGTTCGTGGGGAGTGATCTGGAGAATGCTTATGAAGGAGTGAAGTTGGGCGAGAACCTCTTTGTGGATACGGAAGGTTATATCGATCCGTACCAGAAATCCTTGCCTGCCGGTTACGCTTTTAATCCGGACCGGGATTATCTTTTCCCTATACCGTCGGAAGAGTTTTCCTTGAATCCTAATATGGAGCAAAATCCGGGCTGGTAA
- a CDS encoding GNAT family N-acetyltransferase yields the protein MEEIKTNKVTVRKGTEKDLPKVLELICELATHVNHLDQVEVTVEDMAKDGFGPNPVFGFFIAENQNGIIGLALYYYRYSTWKGKVVYLEDLVVKEAYRAQGIGTKLLKSVINLAKEQGLRHVSWQVIDTNVSAIGYYREKFGAQLHNNWINCLLPAGDFERVLSEK from the coding sequence ATGGAAGAAATAAAAACAAACAAGGTAACCGTAAGAAAAGGCACAGAAAAAGACCTCCCCAAAGTACTGGAACTAATCTGCGAGCTCGCCACCCACGTCAACCACCTAGACCAAGTGGAAGTAACCGTAGAAGACATGGCCAAAGACGGCTTCGGCCCCAATCCGGTATTCGGTTTCTTTATCGCCGAAAACCAAAATGGCATCATTGGCCTTGCCCTTTATTACTACCGCTATTCCACATGGAAAGGCAAGGTGGTTTATCTCGAAGATTTGGTAGTAAAAGAAGCTTACCGGGCCCAAGGTATTGGCACAAAACTCCTGAAAAGCGTTATCAACCTAGCCAAAGAACAAGGCCTGCGCCACGTTTCATGGCAAGTAATCGACACCAATGTATCGGCCATCGGTTACTATAGAGAAAAATTTGGGGCTCAGCTACACAACAATTGGATTAATTGCCTGCTTCCGGCGGGAGATTTTGAAAGAGTATTATCCGAAAAATAA
- a CDS encoding RNA polymerase sigma-70 factor — MYGDDYYLKKVKEGNLSAFDVLFRRYNQDMFRYAQHLTGSQECAEDIVQEVFLKLWTGRKRMKVCESLKPYLVRSVFNAFMDMERRGKVREKYKVYKTAESGGVYAEGADAVAEYRELEENVRVALDKLSPRQRLIFTKIRLEGRKYKDVASELGLSVKTVETHLMVAQKKIQAELHDFRVEVFCVLMVVFC; from the coding sequence ATGTACGGAGATGATTACTATCTTAAGAAAGTAAAGGAGGGGAATCTCTCTGCGTTTGATGTCCTGTTTAGGCGATATAATCAGGATATGTTCCGTTATGCCCAGCACTTGACGGGAAGCCAAGAATGTGCGGAAGATATCGTACAGGAAGTTTTCCTGAAGTTATGGACTGGCAGAAAGCGAATGAAGGTTTGCGAGTCGTTGAAGCCGTATCTCGTACGTTCTGTATTCAATGCGTTTATGGATATGGAAAGACGGGGGAAAGTTCGTGAAAAGTACAAGGTGTACAAAACGGCGGAATCCGGTGGGGTCTATGCGGAAGGGGCGGACGCTGTGGCTGAATATCGCGAGCTTGAGGAAAATGTGAGAGTTGCTTTGGATAAGCTTTCGCCGAGGCAAAGATTGATTTTTACGAAGATTAGGCTAGAAGGCCGGAAATATAAGGATGTGGCCTCGGAACTGGGACTTTCCGTTAAGACTGTAGAGACTCACCTAATGGTTGCGCAAAAGAAAATACAAGCTGAACTTCATGATTTTAGGGTGGAAGTTTTCTGTGTTTTGATGGTTGTATTTTGCTGA
- a CDS encoding TonB-dependent receptor, protein MNDFYKTPFVARRKIRILLSLLFLCSLSFSALASSGDLVRLKFKNESLETVLSEIAKQSNKMVLFKHSDIGSQKVSIQGDYKLDEALTKALVESGLSFEVVDSHIIIKKKAPKPAKPNTVTSLSPDQEEGKAISGSVKNDQGEGLPGVNVMIKGTTKGAVTDVDGRFTIKVKKSDVLSITYIGHKAQEILVGNRTSLDIILQEDMTELEQVVVVGYGIQKKVNITGAIDVVTAKELENRPVANVQQALQGAAPGLALNVGSGGGEMDAAMNMNIRGVGSISNEDSDGDPFVLVDGMPLNSLADMNKINPNDIESVSVLKDAASTAIYGSRAAFGVILITTKSGSATDGFSVNYSSNFVVASPVKTPQQMSSLEWGNYMNAAYVNEGKNPAFGDELMQRITDYINDPENTPETVPNSKGTNWAGNYANANRNWYETFYKDNTSWQQHNLSLAGKQKHTQYYLSGAFFQREGLLRFGDEQQDRYTFNGKISTKVTDKVKVSLNSTVSHIKYDLPSYFAGNRDLFLHNVARTWPNKALRSPNGGYVEGRVAGLVEGGRAEKIDDAYTNILSVEVEPLKGLKFTGTLNHRYTNKREESFKSKYGYTLPNGDFKYHNSKTSYTTSNNQRVYISPTVIGSYERTVEKHFFKVLGGFQQDYYYSKYSRLSKDDLVTTEVPAIGTALGETLNGKESKSEWSTRGFFGRLNYNYQEKYLVEANFRYDASSKFASEDRWGFFPSFSLGYNIAKENFWPVPQIGVMKFRASYGALGNQNVAANLFSARMKIRTKSTNPRYNWIGDNGRRLGIYAPDLISTDLTWETVTTKNIGLDMAAFDNRLTLGVDAFVRETTDMIGPAESYSARLGTSAPKSNNAELSTKGFEISVGWKGNVGSLSYNARFNIGNAMTEITSYRNPEKYLGSGRGNYYEGRKLGEIWGYRTHGIFQTDDEAKAWHDQSYIRKKPFEAGDIGYEDLNGDGKIDRGDLTVDNPGDMEIIGNSTAQFPYSFQFGANWKGFDFSMLWQGIGKRDVAPGGPFFYGASGGKWQMMGLEEHLDYWTPENPNAYFARPLIDNEEKNQQTQTRYLQDASYLRLKNLQVGYNLPKSVLSVLHLEQFRIYVAAENILTFTDLIDSLDPETVSGRWFGSTGKVYPLQKTMSVGVNIKL, encoded by the coding sequence ATGAATGATTTTTACAAAACACCTTTCGTCGCGCGACGAAAGATCAGGATTTTATTGTCTTTATTGTTTTTATGCTCGTTGAGCTTTTCGGCTTTGGCGAGCTCTGGCGATTTGGTCCGTCTCAAATTCAAGAACGAAAGCTTGGAGACCGTGCTTTCCGAAATAGCCAAACAGTCCAACAAAATGGTGCTGTTTAAGCACAGCGATATCGGTAGCCAAAAGGTATCTATCCAAGGCGATTATAAACTCGATGAGGCGTTGACCAAGGCTTTGGTGGAATCGGGATTAAGTTTTGAAGTGGTGGATAGCCATATCATTATCAAAAAGAAAGCTCCGAAACCGGCAAAGCCAAATACCGTAACCTCGTTATCCCCTGATCAGGAAGAGGGGAAAGCTATATCCGGTTCGGTGAAGAATGATCAGGGAGAGGGCCTTCCCGGGGTCAATGTCATGATCAAGGGCACTACCAAAGGGGCCGTTACTGACGTGGACGGACGGTTTACGATCAAGGTGAAGAAATCGGATGTGCTGTCTATCACCTATATTGGACATAAGGCTCAGGAAATCCTTGTGGGAAACAGAACGTCGCTGGATATTATCCTTCAGGAGGATATGACAGAGCTCGAACAGGTGGTGGTCGTAGGTTACGGGATTCAGAAAAAGGTGAATATCACTGGCGCTATCGATGTGGTGACCGCCAAAGAATTGGAGAATAGGCCCGTGGCCAATGTGCAACAGGCTTTGCAGGGCGCGGCGCCGGGCTTGGCTTTGAATGTGGGCTCTGGCGGTGGCGAGATGGACGCTGCTATGAATATGAATATCCGTGGCGTCGGTTCCATTAGTAATGAAGACAGCGATGGTGACCCTTTCGTGTTGGTGGACGGAATGCCGTTGAACAGTCTCGCTGATATGAACAAGATCAACCCGAACGATATCGAAAGCGTTTCGGTGCTTAAAGATGCCGCCTCTACCGCTATTTACGGTTCGCGTGCCGCTTTCGGTGTTATTCTTATCACTACCAAGAGCGGTTCGGCCACTGACGGTTTTTCGGTGAATTACTCCAGCAATTTTGTAGTGGCTTCCCCGGTGAAAACACCTCAGCAAATGAGTTCATTGGAATGGGGTAATTATATGAACGCGGCTTATGTTAACGAAGGAAAAAATCCGGCGTTCGGTGATGAGTTGATGCAACGGATAACCGATTATATCAATGATCCGGAGAATACTCCCGAAACGGTACCTAATTCCAAAGGAACAAACTGGGCGGGAAACTATGCCAACGCCAATAGGAACTGGTACGAGACATTTTACAAAGACAACACCAGTTGGCAACAACATAACCTGAGCTTGGCTGGAAAACAAAAGCACACGCAGTATTACCTTTCGGGCGCTTTCTTTCAACGGGAAGGTTTGTTGAGATTCGGTGACGAACAACAGGATCGTTACACTTTTAATGGCAAGATCTCGACTAAGGTGACTGACAAAGTCAAGGTAAGCCTGAACTCTACGGTATCGCACATTAAGTACGATTTGCCGTCATACTTTGCGGGTAATCGGGACCTTTTTTTGCACAACGTGGCTAGAACTTGGCCAAACAAAGCCTTGAGATCTCCTAATGGCGGTTATGTGGAGGGCCGGGTAGCCGGTTTGGTAGAAGGAGGCCGTGCTGAGAAGATCGACGACGCTTATACGAATATACTCTCTGTGGAGGTGGAGCCGCTTAAAGGGTTGAAATTCACCGGTACGTTGAATCATCGGTACACAAACAAGCGGGAGGAGTCTTTCAAGTCAAAGTATGGATATACGTTGCCTAACGGAGATTTTAAGTATCATAACTCAAAAACCAGCTATACGACCTCAAATAATCAAAGGGTGTATATTTCTCCCACGGTTATAGGTTCTTATGAGCGTACCGTAGAAAAGCATTTCTTTAAGGTGCTTGGAGGGTTTCAGCAGGACTATTATTACTCGAAGTACAGTAGGCTTTCGAAGGATGATCTTGTAACGACTGAGGTTCCGGCTATCGGTACGGCTTTGGGCGAGACGCTTAACGGAAAGGAAAGCAAAAGCGAATGGTCCACCAGAGGTTTTTTTGGACGTTTGAACTATAACTACCAAGAAAAGTATTTGGTGGAGGCTAATTTCCGCTATGACGCTTCATCAAAATTCGCAAGCGAAGACCGTTGGGGTTTCTTCCCTTCTTTTTCTTTGGGCTACAATATAGCCAAGGAAAATTTCTGGCCGGTACCGCAAATCGGAGTGATGAAGTTTAGGGCCTCTTACGGTGCCTTGGGCAACCAGAATGTAGCGGCCAACCTTTTTTCCGCAAGGATGAAAATCAGGACAAAGTCTACAAACCCGAGATACAATTGGATCGGGGACAATGGCAGGCGTTTGGGGATTTACGCACCGGACCTAATCAGTACAGACCTTACTTGGGAAACTGTTACGACAAAAAACATTGGACTTGATATGGCGGCTTTCGATAATAGGCTGACACTGGGAGTTGACGCTTTTGTGCGTGAAACTACGGATATGATCGGTCCGGCGGAATCGTATTCCGCAAGGTTGGGCACTTCGGCTCCGAAATCTAATAACGCTGAGCTTAGTACCAAAGGATTCGAAATTTCTGTAGGCTGGAAAGGAAACGTAGGAAGCTTGTCTTATAACGCGCGTTTCAATATCGGTAATGCGATGACCGAGATTACGAGCTACAGAAACCCCGAAAAGTATCTGGGAAGTGGCCGGGGTAACTATTACGAAGGACGTAAACTGGGTGAAATCTGGGGTTATAGAACCCACGGAATATTCCAGACTGACGACGAGGCGAAAGCGTGGCATGACCAATCGTATATTCGCAAGAAACCGTTTGAGGCGGGAGATATCGGCTATGAGGACCTTAACGGCGACGGTAAAATCGACAGAGGCGACCTGACTGTGGATAATCCGGGCGATATGGAAATTATTGGAAACAGCACGGCGCAGTTCCCTTATTCTTTCCAGTTTGGCGCTAATTGGAAAGGGTTTGATTTTTCAATGTTGTGGCAAGGAATCGGCAAGCGTGACGTAGCGCCTGGTGGTCCGTTCTTCTATGGAGCTTCAGGCGGAAAGTGGCAGATGATGGGCCTGGAAGAGCATCTTGACTATTGGACTCCGGAGAATCCTAACGCGTACTTTGCCCGTCCGCTGATTGACAATGAGGAAAAGAACCAGCAGACTCAGACACGCTACCTACAGGATGCCTCATACCTCAGGCTTAAGAACCTTCAGGTGGGTTATAACCTTCCGAAGAGCGTACTTTCGGTTCTTCACCTGGAACAGTTCAGGATTTATGTGGCGGCTGAGAACATCCTCACGTTTACTGACCTGATTGATAGCCTTGACCCCGAAACGGTCAGTGGCCGTTGGTTCGGTAGTACGGGAAAGGTTTATCCTCTCCAAAAGACCATGTCTGTAGGCGTTAACATCAAGTTGTAA
- a CDS encoding helix-turn-helix domain-containing protein: MRILVNDKSRKLLDAGLDAGFYNQAHFIRIFKNFCGETPKKFRKKAIK, from the coding sequence ATCCGGATACTCGTAAACGACAAATCCCGTAAACTTTTGGACGCGGGGCTAGATGCAGGCTTCTATAACCAAGCACATTTTATCAGAATCTTTAAGAATTTTTGTGGCGAAACGCCGAAAAAATTCAGGAAAAAGGCCATTAAGTAA